AGCACGATCCGCTCCCGATCGGAACCTGGCAGGTCAACGGCGTGCAGCACAACCCGACGTTCCACTACAACCCGGCGCTCTTCTGGGACGCGAACACGGCGGACACGAAAGCGACCATTCCGGCCGGGCCCAACAACCCCGTGGGCGTCGTCTGGATCGACATCTCCCACCCGCACTACGGGCTGCACGGAACGCCGGAGCCCTCGCGGATCGGCAAGACGACATCGCACGGCTGCGTGCGATTGACGAACTGGGACGCGCTCAAGCTGTCGGCGCTCGTGCGGCCTGGCACGCGGGTCGTGTTCGCGGAGTAACGCGATGCCGCAGGGGCCCCGTCCCGACGTTCGGTATTTGCTCGCAGCCGCGCTGCTCGGCTTCGTCCTCGGCGCATTCCTCGTCGGGTCACTGTCCCACGCCAACGCGCTGGCCGCTGTTCCGCCGGAGGCGGAGAGCCGCATCGCCCGAGCGGTCGACGAACCGCCGGGCGCCGCTGCCAGCGCGCCGGCGCCGACGAGCGGGCGCGCGCAGGATGTGGCTCCCGAATCGGACGACACAAAGGACCTCACGGCCCGCAAGCTGACGATTCCGGTGCAGGGCGTCGGCGCGGCCCAGCTCACTCATACATTTCACGACGCGCGTTCGGGCGGGCGCGAGCACGAAGCGCTCGACATCCTGGCGCCGCGCAACACGCCGGTGATTGCCGTCGAGGACGGCACCATCGCCAAACTGTTTCTCAGCAAGGCCGGCGGCACCACCATCTACCAGTTCGATCCGTCCCGGGAGTATGCCTACTACTACGCCCACCTGGAACACTACGCCGACGGACTCGCGGAAGGGGCCCTCGTCCGGCGTGGGCAGATCATCGGCTACGTCGGTACGTCGGGAAATGCCCCGAAGGACACACCCCACCTGCATTTTGCGATCTTCCGCCTGACCGCCGCCAAACACTGGTGGGAAGGCACAGCGATCGATCCCTACGGGGTACTTCGATAGGACGGTCGCCGGGCCGCCCTTCCAACCTTTTCCCCGGCCTCCCCATCCAAGCTGGTGTAAGGATGGAGCTTGGAGGCACTGGCGCCCATATCCTCCGCTCGAGCGGCCGTCTCGGCTGAGCGGTTCTCCGACGTGGCGCGGGCCGCGGCGGGCGACGCAGGTGCGTTCGAGGCGCTGTACCGGCTGCATCTGCCGCGGGTGCACAGCCTCGTGCGGCGAATGACCGCCGGCCGGGATGCCGACGAGCTGACGCAGGACGTGTTCGTGCGCGTCTGGCAGAAGCTGGGGACGTTCCGAGGCGACTCGTCGTTCTCGACCTGGCTGCACCGCCTCGCCGTGAACGTCGTGATCGAGCGGTTTCGCACCGATCAGGCACGCCGCGCCCGCCTGGTGGACGGAGAGGCGGTCTTCGACCGCATGGCCAGTCCGCGGGCGCGCCCCGACCTGGGAATGGATTTCGAAACGGCTCTCGAGCGGCTTCCCGACGGCGCGCGCGAGATTTTCGTGCTGCACGACGTCGAGGGCTACAAGCACCACGAAATTGCCACCTTGCTGGAGATCTCGGCCGGCACGTCGAAGGCGCAGCTGCACCGCGCCCGGATGATGCTGCGGAAGCACCTGAAATGATCGATCCGTGGACCGACCGTCTGTCGGAGTACGTCGATGACGACCTCGAGCCGGCCGTGCGGGCCGACCTCGACCGTCATCTCGCATCCTGCGCGGCGTGCGCGGCGACCATCGCCGAGTTGCGGGAGGTCGTCGCCCGCGCCGCCAGCCTGTCGGCGCGCCCGCCGGCGGGCGACCTCTGGCCGGGCATCGCGCCGCGTCTCGGTCGGGTCACGGCGGCAGTCCAGCCTCTCGCGCCGGCCGCCGCGCGCCTCCGGCGGCGCGTCTCTTTCACCCTGCCGCAGCTCGTGGCCGCGGGGCTGGCGCTGATGGTGATGTCAGGCGGCGGGGTGTGGGTCCTGCAGCACGGCGGACGGGTCACCGACCTGCCGCCGGTCGCCGCCACGAGCGATCCGGATCCGGTCGTGTTGCCGGTCGCACTCGCCGATCCGCGCTACGACGAGGCGGTGGCCGATCTCGAGCAGGCGCTGGCCGCCGGACGGGCGCAGCTCGATCCCGGCACGATCAAGATCCTCGAAGTGAATCTCGATGCGATCGACAAGGCGATCGAGCAGTCCCGCCGCGCGCTCGCCACCGATCCGGCAAACGTGTACCTGCACAGCCACCTGGCCGAGGCGCGCCAACGCAAGCTGGCGCTGCTCCGCCGCAGCGTGGCGCTCGTCGAGGGCAGGAGTTGATGGTGAGCACCCGATGCTGATTCCGACACTGGCGCTGGCGCTGGTCCTGGCCCAGGGGGCGACGCCGCGGAGCGGGCCTCCGCAGACCGACGAAATGGTGCCGGTGCAGCACGGCGCGCGGCTGCTCGTCAACAACTTCGCCGGCGACGTGATCATCCACTCGTGGAACAAGGACAGCGTGCACGTCGTCGCGCGCCATCAGGGGCGCACGCGGGTCGACATCCGCCCGACCAGCGCCGGCCTGGCCATCTCGGCGTCGGCCACGATGGGCCCGCAGGGATCGGTCGACTACGAGATCACCGCTCCGGTGTGGATGGCGGTGCGCGTCGAGGGCACCTATGATTTCGTCACCGTCGACGGCATGCAGGGCGAGGTGTTCGCCAATACCGTCCGGGGCGACGTCACCATCAAGGGGGGCTCGGGCCTCGTCACCGCCAAGTCGGTCGAGGGCGAAGTGCACGTCGAGGGCACGCGCGGCAAAGTGGTCGTCAGCTCGGTCAACGAGAAGATCGTGATCACCGACACGACCGGCGAGATCAGCGCCGATTCGGTCAACGGGACGATCACCATGACCGGGATCGACTCGAAGAGCGTCGACGCCTCGACCGTCAACGGCACCATCGTCTACGAGGGGCGGATCCAGGACGGCGGCCACTACGGTTTCGGCACCCACAACGGCGACCTGCTGCTGGGGCTGCCCGACGCCGTGAATGCGACCTTCACCATCCGCACCTACCAGGGAAGCTTCAGCACCGAACTGCCGCTCGAAGGGGTCACCCGGTCGGATCTGCAGCGCGGCCGCCGCGTGACGACGGCTCTGGGCAACGGCAGCGCTGATGTGACGCTGGAAACGTTCGGCGGGTCGATCCGCCTGCGCAAGGGCTCCGCGCGACGGACACCCCCGCGATAACCACGACGGCCACGCGCCGGACCGCGTCCGCGTTCGGCCCTGTGGTATTACCCTTGTCGCATGTCAGACGCGGGTGATTCGAAGGCCGCAGAGAAAGACTACCTTCGCCGCAGCGGCGGCGGCGCCTGGGAGCGTGCAAAGCCGTTCTCGCCGCCGGGGACCGACCAGTTCGAGGAAGGCCTCGACATCCTCAACGACTTCGTCGTCGCCCTTCGCCTCCTGAGGCCGACGGCCGACGATCGAATCCTCGATCTGGGCGCGGGCGGCGGCTGGTGCTCGGATCTGCTGTCGCGCATGAGCCGGCGGTCCTTTCCTGTCGACATCTCGTTCGACATGCTGCGCATCTCGCGCGAACGCGGATCGAACGGGGGGCTGCCCGCAACCGTCGGCGATCTCGAGCGCCTGCCTTTCATCGACGGAAGTTTCACCAAAGCCATCTGCGTGAGCGCCCTCCACCACGTGCCTGACATGGGCGCCGCCATACGGGAAGTGTTCCGCGTGCTGAACGAAGACGGCGTGGTCGTGTTCTCGGAGCCGGGCGTCGGCCACGCCACGGAACCGTGGTCGGTCGCCGCGACCAGCGACTTCGGCGTGCTCGAGCAGGAAGTGCATATCGAACCAACCATCCAGATGTGTCGCGCCGCGGGCTTCGCCGACGCGTACGTCTGTCCGATCAGTTATGTGATTCCCGAGTTCAGGTTGACCGACGACGACTGGCGCGCGTGGATGCGGTTGCCGCTCGTGAAACGCCCGATGCGCGCGGCCCAGAAGCTCGGGCGCGCGCTCCTGGAACTCGCGGGGGCGGGCAAGCGAGGACCGCTGTTCGAAGAGGCGTTCGCGATGCGGCTCGTGCGTCTGCTCCAGATGCCGGTGCGGTCGCATCCGTTCATCATGGCCACGAAGCGCCGCCGCCAGTCTTCGAGCTCGGCGCCGTATCGCGCCTCGATCGACGCACGCGGCCTGCCGGAGGCATTGCGACCATCCGCCCGCGTCCCGCTCACCGTGGCGGTGACGAACACGGGTCGCGACGCATGGCGATCCGGCAACAGCCTTGGCGGAATCCAGCTGGGTCTCCAGCTCCTCGATGCGGGGGCGCGGCTCATCGACCGCGACTCGCAGCGGGTGCCCTTGCCGCGGGCGGTGCCGCCTGGCGACACCGTGATCGTCCACGTTACGTTCGCGGCACCCGCAGATCCCGGCGACTATGTCGTCAAGTTCGACATGGTCGCCGAGGGTCGCACGTGGTTCGAGCCCACGGGCTCGCCGGCGCTCACCACGCGCATCCGCGTGGCACACTGAACACCGGGCGCGACGGGGAATGGTTGGCGGGTCTGTCCGGCTGCGTAGCGCATCCGCGGCGCGGCAGCGCGCGGGATGGCCGCCTCGGGAGGCACCCAACCCTGCAACCGCAGATTCTCCTGCAGCCGCTGCGATCGCTCGATGAGCGCGTGCGGATCCTGATACTTCTCGATCTCCTGACGGCCGTCCGGAAATGTCAGCACGAGTTCGAAATCGTCACCATCGACCTGGCGGCGGATCTCGTACAGCAGCTTGGCGGTGTCGCGTTCGAAAAACCAGAGCATTGAAGTACTTATCGGCCGCTACCCCGCCCGGCCTTTAGGCTCACAGCCCTGCGGGGCGGTCATCGGCTCGATCACCGGCAGGCAAGGAATCTGCCACGGCAGCCGCGTACGGGATCGGGCGACGTTCAGTTGGCGCGAAGCGCAGCGACCGGATCGACCGCGGCCGCACGCCGAGCCGGACGCCACGTCGCCATCGCGGCGGTCGCCGTCAGCAGCGCGCCGATCAGGACATAAGTGGTTGGTCGTCCGGGCGGATCTCGAACAGCTGCCCCCATCACTTCAAACCGCAAAGCCCGCGTCATCGTCTCTTACTAGGAACGGGCCGTTGCAGGGACGTCACGGCGGCAGGACGGGCCAGATCGCTTCGCTTCCGGGACGGGACTGTGCGGAAGCGGACAGCGTGGCGGCCCATTCGAGTGGGCAGTGCACGTTTCTACGGTTTCATCCGTCAAACACACCGATGGCACGCGCTTTGGAAAATGCGGGCTCCAACATGATCGCCTCCGTCGTGGACGCCGGCGCGCCGCGGATTCTGATCGCCGACGATCAGCCCGATCTGCTCGACGCGCTCCAGCTCCTGCTCAAAGGGCAGGGCATCGAGTTCCACGCGGTGACGTCGCCCGACGCGGCGCTCGCGGCGTTGCAGGCGCGCCCGTTCGATCTCGTGCTGATGGATCTCAACTACACGGGAGACACGACCTCCGGGCGCGAAGGCATCGACCTGCTCGCGCGCGTGCAGGAAATCGATCGGTTGCTGCCGGTGGTCGTGATGACCGGCTGGGGAAGCGTCGACCTCGCGGTCGAAGCGATGCGCCGGGGCGTGCGCGACTTCGTGCAGAAACCGTGGGACAACCAGCAGCTGCTGGCGACGCTGCGGCAGGAGATCGCCGCCGGCCGGGCGCGGCGTCTGACCGACGCGGCGGAGCGCCGCGACCTCGCCGAGGCGCTCGCGATTCAGCGGCGGCTGCTGCCGCAGCAGATCCCGCAGATCGACGGGTGGGAAATCGCGGCCAGCTGGCAACCCGCGTCGGGCGTCGGCGGCGACTGCTTCGACGTGATCCGCTTCGGCGACAACCTGATCGCCCTCTCGATCGCCGACGTCGTCGGCAAAGGCGTGCCGGCGGCGCTGCTGATGTCGAACCTGCAGGCGGCGGTGCGCGCCTTCGCGTCGGAGACAGTCGAGCCGCAGGCGCTCTGTCGGCAGGTCAACCGGGTGCTCTGCGGCAACATCGCCGAAGGACGCTTCATCAGCTTCTTCTACTGCGTTCTCGACGCGGTCCACGGCGTCCTCACCTACTGCAACGCCGGACACTACCTGCCCGCGCTGATCCGCGCCGATGGCGCGGTCGAGCGCTTCGACAGCGGCGGCCCTGTGCTCGGTGTCATTCCGGATGCCGACTACGAGCAGGCGCAGGTGCTCCTGGCGCCGGGCGATCGCCTCGTCTTCTTCACCGACGGCCTGACGGAAGCGCGCAATGCGGCCGACGACGAGTTCGGTGAACCCCGACTGCTGGACTCCGCCGTCCGGCATCGCGCCTGTTCCGCGCCGGCGCTGCAGGCACGGCTGGTCGACGCCGTGGCGACGTTCACCGGCGGACGTCTGCAGGACGACGCGACGCTCATCGTGGTGGCGGCTGACCTGTGATGAACATGCCGTCGAGCGTGACGAACGGCATCAGGACAGGGACGGAAATTACGCTGTTGACGAGCGTTTCGCGCCCTGCGGATACTGCTCGGATGCGGAAAACGTGGACGCCTCCCTGGGGCTGGGTTTTCGGCCTCTGTACGACCCTGAGCGTCTTCTCATGGCTTCAGGCGTGGCGGCTCACCCTCGTCAACAGCAAGCCTGGAACGCCGATTCATCCCGGCAAGCTCCTGGCGCTGAACCTGGCCTACTGGTACGTGCCGGCGCTGCTGACGCCGGCCGTGGTATGGGGGGCGCGGCGGTTTCCGTTCGTCAACGGTCACAAGGTGCGGGCGGTCTTCGCGCACGCGGTCGGCGCGCTGCTCTTCGGGCTCGCCTGCTTCGCGGGCATGATCGGCACGCGTTTCCTGCTCTGGGAGAACGCCGGCAAGTGGCCGGGGGCGACCTGGCCTGAGTTCTTCCAGCGAATCATCTTCGAACAGCTCGACTGGAGCCTGATGGTCTACGCGGTCATCGTCGGCGCCAGTCACGCGATCGCCTTCTTCCGCGAGTCGGAGCAGCGCAAGCTGCGCGCGACGCAGCTCGAAATGCAGGTCGTGCAGGCGCGGCTGAAGACACTCGAGGCGGAGCTGCACCCGCATTTCCTGTTCAACACGCTGCACGCGATCTCGACGCTCGTGCACCGTGATCCCGACTCCGCCGACCGGATGATCAGCCGCCTGAGCGATCTGCTCCGCATCACGTTCGACCGCAGCGGCGAGCCGATCGTCTCGCTGAAGGAGGAGATCGAGTTCCTGCAGAAATACCTCGACATCGAACAGATCCGCTTCCCGGATCGTCTCAGAGCAAGCGTGAGCCTCGATCCCGACGCGCTCGACGGCGAAGTGCCGCGGATGATCCTGCAGCCGCTCGTCGAGAACGCGATCAAGCACGGCATCGCCGGGCGGCATGGCGGCAATCACGTCCACATCAGCGCCGGCCGCAACGGCGAGCGCCTGTGGATGCAGGTGCACGACAACGGCGGCGGCCTGCAGGTCGGGACGCTGCGCGCGTTGCGCACCGGTGTCGGCCTGGCCAACACCCGCGACCGCCTCGACTGCCTCTACGGACGGCTGTATCGCCTGGAGTTCTCCGATCGCGACGGCGGACTCTCGGTGCTGATCGAAATCCCATTCCAGCGGCTGCCGGCGTCCGGTGGCGCCGCGGCCGCCTTCCGCGTGGCCTAAGCCTATGCACACCGCCCCGACCCGCGTTCTGATCGTCGACGACGAACCGCTCGCGCGCGAGCGCCTCCGCTCCCTGCTGAGCGAAGACTCGGGCTTCGAGGTGGCCGGCGAGGCCGGCGACGGCGCCGCGGCCGCACAGGCGATCGCGACGCTCAACCCCGATCTGGTCTTCCTCGACGTCCAGATGCCTGGCGGCGACGGGTTCGACGTCATCGACGCGGTCGGCGCCGACAAGATGCCGTTCGTCGTGTTCGTCACCGCCTACGATCGCTACGCGCTCCGTGCCTTCGACGTCCACGCGCTCGACTACCTTCTCAAGCCGTTCGATCGCGAACGGTTCCGGCAGGCGCTGACGCGCGCCAACCAGCAGCTCGACAAGCAGAAAGAGGGCGACATCGAACGGCGGCTCGCCGCCATCGTCAACGATCTGCGTCCCACCAAGGCGCGGGCGGATCGCTTCGTGGTCAAGTCGGGCGGCCGCATCTTCTTCGTGCGCACCTCCGAGATCGACTGGATCGAAGCCGCCGGCAACTACGTCAAGCTCCACGTCGGCAACGACTCGCACCTGATCCGCGAGACCATGAACAACGTCGAGGGAAAGCTGTCGCCCGAGACGTTCGTCCGCATCCACCGCTGCCACATCGTCAACATCGAACAGGTCCGAGAACTGCAGCCCTGGTTCAACGGCGAGTACGTGGTGTTCCTGAAGAACGGCACGCGCCTGACACTCAGCCGAGGCTACCGGGAACGGCTCCAGGATCGGATCGGCCGCCCGATCTAGTCTCATCCGAGGGGCGTCGCCCCTCGGACTCCCGTACACGTTCCCTCGCGCGCGCTGCGCCGGCGCGCTCCTGTCGCGTGGCTTACTCGCGGCGCTCGCTCGCCGGCGATTGCAACTGGCATTTACGCAGAATCCCGCAGCCGGAACGCCAATTCGCGGAACCCACAACCTGCAGATGCCGTGCGAGCCCAGCCCCCGCAGTAAGCTACGCCGGTGGTAGCCGCGTACCGCTTCGGGCCCTTCCTCGTCGATCGATCCGGCTACCGCGTCATGCGCGGCGGCGTGCAGCTCGATCTGACGCCGAAGCTGCTCGACCTGCTGCTGCTCCTCCTCGACCACGCCGGCGAGCTCGTCACCAAGGAAGAACTGCTCGACGCGCTCTGGCGCGACGCCAACGTCACCGACAACGCCCTCGCGCAGGCGGTCTCCGAGCTGCGCGACACGCTCGGCGACGAGCCGGCCGCGCCGACCTACATCAAGACCGTCGCCCGCCGCGGCTACCGCTTCGTGGCGCCGGTGACGCCGCTGCCCGAGCCGGCGTCCGCGCCGACCGGCGGCGCGGCGCCGATCGACGACGACTCGCTCGCGGTGCTCGATTTCACCAACCTGAGCGGCGACGCCGATGCGGCGTGGCTGTCGGCGGGGATCGCTGAAACGGTCAGCGCGGACCTCGCGGCGTCAGGGCGCTTCAAGGTGATCGATCGATGGCGGGTGGTGGAAGCGGCGCGCCGGCCCGACGCGGCGTTTCAGGACATCGCCCTGGCGCTTCGCGTGCGTCTCGTGGTGGTCGGCAGCTTTCAGCGCCACGGCGAGCGGGTTCGCGTCACCGCGCGGATCGTCGACGTGCCGAGCGGCGACGCAATCGCTGACGCCAAGGTGGACGGCGGCCTGTCTGACATCTTCGCTCTGCAGGATCAGGTCGCGGCCCTGTTCGCGCGAGAGCTCGGCGTCGCCGGCGACGCCGCGCCGCGTCATCGTGACACCCCGAGCCTCGACGCCTATCGCGCGCTCGTCGAAGGGTGGCTCAAGGTCGACACGCTCGACGTCCAGGCGCTGCCGGCGGCGATCGCCGATTTCGAGCGGGCGATTGCGATCGATCCGAAATACGCGCTGGCGCACACCGGGCTGGCGTCGGCGGAGCTGGCGCTCTACGAGTCGACGCGCACCGACAACCATCCCGAGCGGCCGCGTCTCGCGCGCGCGGCCGCGGAGGCGCGGCGTGCCATCGAGCTCGACGAGCATCTTGCGGAAGCCCACGGCGCGCTCGCCATGATCCTGGTCAGCTCGTGGGAGTCACCAGAAGCGATCCGCGCCGCACGCCGGGCGGTGGCGCTCGAGCCCGGCAACTGGCGCCATCTGTTCAGGCTCGGCCATGCGACCTGGGGAGACGAGCGGCTGCGGGCAGGAGCCGCCACGCTCGCCGTCTACCCTGACTTCGCGTTCTCGTACTTTCAGACCGCCATGGTGCACGTGGCGCGCGGCCACCTCGCCGAAGCGGAACGGGTGCTGCAGCACGGCACGGCGGTGCAGGATCGGCAGATCGCGCGCGGCGATCGCTATCCGGCGCTCGGCCTGCACTGGCTGCTCGGACTGGTGCGGCTCGCCCAGGAAGACGTCACCGAAGCCCTCGAGGAGTTCGACCGCGAGCTCGCGCTCGCCGAGCCCCAACGTCTCTACGGGCGCGAGTACGCGATGTACGCGCGGCTCGGCCGCGGCGGCGCGCTCGTTCGCGATGGCCGCGGCGCGGCTGCGGCCGAGGCGTTCCGCGAGGCACTTGCGATCTTCCCCGCGCATCCGCTCGCCCTCGTCGGCGCGGCCATGACGACGGGCTCGTCGTTCGCGCGCGCCGAGACCGCGATTGCCGACATGCGGGCCAGTAAGCCAATCGAGGCGGCCCTGGCGACGGGCGCGCTGCTGGCGGTCCAGGGGGATCAGGCGCAGGCGGCCGCCGTCCTCGGCCAGGTCCTCGAGGAAGCCCCACCCGGATTCGCCGGGTGGGAGCTTCCCGTCCAGCCGCTGCTGCGCCACCTCGCCGAAACCCCGCCGATCCGGGCCATATTGGCCCGGCTAGCCGAGCGCGCGCTCGGATAGCCAGGTCGTGGTCAGCATTTCTCAGGGTTTGCTCAGGACGGCCGCGCGCGGCTGCTCTATCGTGGGTGGCAAGGAGACAGCATGACCGCGCACAGCTATCGCGACACGCTCCGCCGCCCCGGACTGCAGCCTTTCCTGTGGACGCAGTTCCTGGGGGCGTTCAACGACAACCTGTTCAAGATCGTCGTCTCGATGGTCGCGATCCACGCCGCGACCCAGGCGGCATCCGGACGACAGCTGTCGATCGTCGGCGCGATCTTCATCCTGCCCTTCCTGCTCTTCTCCGGCTATGCCGGACAGCTGGCCGACATCTACAGCAAGCGAACCGTGCTGGTCGTCACCAAGTCGCTGGAGATCCTGGCCACCGCGCTCGGGCTCGTGGCGTTCGCCACCGGCCACCTGCAGCTCACCTACGTCACCCTGTTCCTCATCGCGGTGCAGGCGACGTTTTTCAGCCCGGCGAAATACGGCATCCTGCCGGAGGTCCTTCCCGACAGCGATCTCTCCCGCGCCAACGGCGTGCTCGAAATGAGCACGTTCGCCGCCATCGTCATCGGCACGGCGCTCGGCTCGGTGCTGTTCGACGCCTGGAAGGATCGGCTGTGGATCATCGGGGTGATCGTCGTCGTGGTCGCGATCGTCGGCACGGCGTTGAGCTTCCGCATTCCGCAGGTGGCGCCGGCGACGCCGGGCCGGCGCCTGTCGCTCAATCCGGTGCGCGACGTGGTCATCGGAGTGAAACGCCTGCGGCGGGAGCCGGCGCTGTGGCAATGCGTCATCGGCATCTCCTACTTCTGGTTCATGGGCGCGCTGCTGCAGGCGGTGATGATCCTCTTCGGCACCGAAGTCATGCACCTCGCCGATCGCTACGTCGGCGTCCTGCTGACCTTCGCCGCCATCGGTATCGCGGCCGGCAGCCTGTCGGCCGGCCGTCTCTCTGGCGACCGGGTCGAGCTCGGCCTCGCGCCGATTGGCTCGATCGGCATGGGCGTGTTCGGGATCTTCCTCTCCTTCTCGCACTCGTTCGCCTTCGCGGCGCTCAATCTCGCGCTGGTCGGCTTCTTCGGCGGCCTGTTCGCCGTCCCGCTCAACGCGCTGCTCCAGCAGAAAAGCGGCAACGAGGAGAAGGGACGGATCATGGCGACCAACAACGTCATGAACACCGTCGGCATCCTCCTGGCACAGGCCGCGCTGTGGGTGGCGACCGATCGGCTGCACCTCGGGGCCGATCGCATCATTCTGGTGTTCGCCTGCCTCACCGTGGCGGCGAGCGTCTACGTGCTGAGCGTCGTCCCGCAATTCCTGGTGCGCTTCTCTCTCTGGCTGGTCACGCACACGATCTACCGCATCCGCATCGAAGGGCAGCAGCACGTGCCGGCGCGCGGCCCGGCCCTGCTCGTCTGCAACCATCTCTCGCACATCGACGGCGCGCTCGTCGGCGCCTGCATGCAGCGGTTCGTACGCTTCCTGGTCTACAAGCCGTATTTCCAGCACTGGGCGGTCAACCCGCTGCTCCGGATGCTCCATGCGATTCCGGTCGGCGAGGGACGCGAGGCGCTGAAGGCGATCGAGGCGGCGCGCGCCGAACTCGCGGCGGGTCATGTGGTCTGCATTTTCGCGGAGGGGTCGATCAGCCGCACCGGCAACCTGCTGCCCTTCAAGCGCGGCCTCGAGCGCATCGTCGACGGCCTCGACGTGCCGATCGTGCCGGTCTACCTCGATCGCGTCTGGGGTAGCATCTTCAGCTTCAAGGAAGGGCGGTTCTTCTGGAAGGTCCCGGCGCGCATCCCCTACCCGGTCACGGTGGCCTTCGGCGCGCCGCTGCCCGCGTCGACGCCGGCCACCGAGGTGCGGCTGGCGCTGATGTCGCTCGGCGCCACCGCTACCGCGCTCCGGCGGGACCGCCGTGAGGTACTCGGGCGCCGGTTCATCACCGTCGCGAAGCGGCGCTGGGGCGCCTTCTGCATGGCGGATGCGGCGACCCCGCCGCTCACCTTCGGCCGGGCGCTGACCGCCTCGCTGCTGCTCTCGCGCTGGGTCCGGCGCCACGCGACGGGACAGTCGCGCATCGGGCTAATGCTGCCTTCGTCGGTCGGCGGCGTCCTGGCCAACGTCGGCGTCACGCTCGCCGGCAGAACGGCGGTGAACCTCAACTTCACCGCCGGACGCGAGGGGATGCAGTCGGCGATCGGGCGGTGCGGCCTCGAGACCATCCTCACCTCGCGCCGTTTTCTGCAGAAGGCGGACATCGCGCCGCTC
This sequence is a window from Vicinamibacterales bacterium. Protein-coding genes within it:
- a CDS encoding M23 family metallopeptidase: MPQGPRPDVRYLLAAALLGFVLGAFLVGSLSHANALAAVPPEAESRIARAVDEPPGAAASAPAPTSGRAQDVAPESDDTKDLTARKLTIPVQGVGAAQLTHTFHDARSGGREHEALDILAPRNTPVIAVEDGTIAKLFLSKAGGTTIYQFDPSREYAYYYAHLEHYADGLAEGALVRRGQIIGYVGTSGNAPKDTPHLHFAIFRLTAAKHWWEGTAIDPYGVLR
- a CDS encoding RNA polymerase sigma factor, which encodes MEALAPISSARAAVSAERFSDVARAAAGDAGAFEALYRLHLPRVHSLVRRMTAGRDADELTQDVFVRVWQKLGTFRGDSSFSTWLHRLAVNVVIERFRTDQARRARLVDGEAVFDRMASPRARPDLGMDFETALERLPDGAREIFVLHDVEGYKHHEIATLLEISAGTSKAQLHRARMMLRKHLK
- a CDS encoding LytTR family DNA-binding domain-containing protein, whose product is MHTAPTRVLIVDDEPLARERLRSLLSEDSGFEVAGEAGDGAAAAQAIATLNPDLVFLDVQMPGGDGFDVIDAVGADKMPFVVFVTAYDRYALRAFDVHALDYLLKPFDRERFRQALTRANQQLDKQKEGDIERRLAAIVNDLRPTKARADRFVVKSGGRIFFVRTSEIDWIEAAGNYVKLHVGNDSHLIRETMNNVEGKLSPETFVRIHRCHIVNIEQVRELQPWFNGEYVVFLKNGTRLTLSRGYRERLQDRIGRPI
- a CDS encoding SpoIIE family protein phosphatase; amino-acid sequence: MIASVVDAGAPRILIADDQPDLLDALQLLLKGQGIEFHAVTSPDAALAALQARPFDLVLMDLNYTGDTTSGREGIDLLARVQEIDRLLPVVVMTGWGSVDLAVEAMRRGVRDFVQKPWDNQQLLATLRQEIAAGRARRLTDAAERRDLAEALAIQRRLLPQQIPQIDGWEIAASWQPASGVGGDCFDVIRFGDNLIALSIADVVGKGVPAALLMSNLQAAVRAFASETVEPQALCRQVNRVLCGNIAEGRFISFFYCVLDAVHGVLTYCNAGHYLPALIRADGAVERFDSGGPVLGVIPDADYEQAQVLLAPGDRLVFFTDGLTEARNAADDEFGEPRLLDSAVRHRACSAPALQARLVDAVATFTGGRLQDDATLIVVAADL
- a CDS encoding zf-HC2 domain-containing protein, which translates into the protein MIDPWTDRLSEYVDDDLEPAVRADLDRHLASCAACAATIAELREVVARAASLSARPPAGDLWPGIAPRLGRVTAAVQPLAPAAARLRRRVSFTLPQLVAAGLALMVMSGGGVWVLQHGGRVTDLPPVAATSDPDPVVLPVALADPRYDEAVADLEQALAAGRAQLDPGTIKILEVNLDAIDKAIEQSRRALATDPANVYLHSHLAEARQRKLALLRRSVALVEGRS
- a CDS encoding histidine kinase; its protein translation is MRKTWTPPWGWVFGLCTTLSVFSWLQAWRLTLVNSKPGTPIHPGKLLALNLAYWYVPALLTPAVVWGARRFPFVNGHKVRAVFAHAVGALLFGLACFAGMIGTRFLLWENAGKWPGATWPEFFQRIIFEQLDWSLMVYAVIVGASHAIAFFRESEQRKLRATQLEMQVVQARLKTLEAELHPHFLFNTLHAISTLVHRDPDSADRMISRLSDLLRITFDRSGEPIVSLKEEIEFLQKYLDIEQIRFPDRLRASVSLDPDALDGEVPRMILQPLVENAIKHGIAGRHGGNHVHISAGRNGERLWMQVHDNGGGLQVGTLRALRTGVGLANTRDRLDCLYGRLYRLEFSDRDGGLSVLIEIPFQRLPASGGAAAAFRVA
- a CDS encoding winged helix-turn-helix domain-containing protein, with amino-acid sequence MVAAYRFGPFLVDRSGYRVMRGGVQLDLTPKLLDLLLLLLDHAGELVTKEELLDALWRDANVTDNALAQAVSELRDTLGDEPAAPTYIKTVARRGYRFVAPVTPLPEPASAPTGGAAPIDDDSLAVLDFTNLSGDADAAWLSAGIAETVSADLAASGRFKVIDRWRVVEAARRPDAAFQDIALALRVRLVVVGSFQRHGERVRVTARIVDVPSGDAIADAKVDGGLSDIFALQDQVAALFARELGVAGDAAPRHRDTPSLDAYRALVEGWLKVDTLDVQALPAAIADFERAIAIDPKYALAHTGLASAELALYESTRTDNHPERPRLARAAAEARRAIELDEHLAEAHGALAMILVSSWESPEAIRAARRAVALEPGNWRHLFRLGHATWGDERLRAGAATLAVYPDFAFSYFQTAMVHVARGHLAEAERVLQHGTAVQDRQIARGDRYPALGLHWLLGLVRLAQEDVTEALEEFDRELALAEPQRLYGREYAMYARLGRGGALVRDGRGAAAAEAFREALAIFPAHPLALVGAAMTTGSSFARAETAIADMRASKPIEAALATGALLAVQGDQAQAAAVLGQVLEEAPPGFAGWELPVQPLLRHLAETPPIRAILARLAERALG
- a CDS encoding methyltransferase domain-containing protein — translated: MSDAGDSKAAEKDYLRRSGGGAWERAKPFSPPGTDQFEEGLDILNDFVVALRLLRPTADDRILDLGAGGGWCSDLLSRMSRRSFPVDISFDMLRISRERGSNGGLPATVGDLERLPFIDGSFTKAICVSALHHVPDMGAAIREVFRVLNEDGVVVFSEPGVGHATEPWSVAATSDFGVLEQEVHIEPTIQMCRAAGFADAYVCPISYVIPEFRLTDDDWRAWMRLPLVKRPMRAAQKLGRALLELAGAGKRGPLFEEAFAMRLVRLLQMPVRSHPFIMATKRRRQSSSSAPYRASIDARGLPEALRPSARVPLTVAVTNTGRDAWRSGNSLGGIQLGLQLLDAGARLIDRDSQRVPLPRAVPPGDTVIVHVTFAAPADPGDYVVKFDMVAEGRTWFEPTGSPALTTRIRVAH